The sequence TGCGGCGCGTGCCGTGGGCGGAGCATTGGGCCGCAACCCCTGGCCGCTGCTGGTGCCATGTCACCGTGTGGTGGGAGCGGGCGGCGCGCTCACGGGATTCACCAACCCCTGCGGTCTGGATATGAAGCGTTATTTGTTGATGTGCGAGTCGCGCTCTCTTGCGGAGTAGGCATAGTCGGCAAAATCCATGTCTTCGCGCAGGATGTGCGTGCGCAGCCAATCCGCGAGAAAGAGGAATATATCCAGGTGGAGTTCACGCCGTCCCTGGGCGCGTTCCAATTCATTGATTCGTTGCAGAAATTCCTTGTGGAGAAAGGCGTGGTTCTGCGTGCCGGGATAGCCAAGGCGGAGCATGTGCTCTTCTTCGAGGTCGAAGTGGTCACGGGCATAGTCCCGCATATCCTGAAGCATGGCCTGAATCCGTTGTTCATCGTCCGCCTCGGGATTTCTCAGCACGGTTTCGTAGGCCTGGTTCAACAGGTGCATCAGATCTTTATGCTGTTCATCCAGGGTTTCCACCCCGAGGCTCATGTCATCGGTCCATTGAATGATGGCCACGTTCCCCCCCCTTTGGTTGTTCTCATGTTTCCGACGGATCAATGGAAACGGCAATGTGTCCGTTATTCCGAAAACCACCGACCGGTATCCCATGGAACGGCTCGACGGTGTGGGACGTTTTCGGTGCTGCCGAAGAGTGGCTCCGGAACAGCGTGTTGTGTTGCGGATTCTCTAGGCGGTCCATCGGCAACGATTCGTCGAAGGCAATGCGAACAATGTTAACGAAGTATGCCTGGATACGGACCGCAGGGCAACCCTGCTTTCTATTCTCTCGAATTGACACAAAAAAAACCCCGAACCAGGTCGGAATGGACCGTGGGTTCGGGGCTGGGTAGGGTTTTTCTATTTGCTCAGTTTACGCTGGAGCCTGGCCCGCAGGAAGATGGCGATCAGGTTCATGCCCAGTACCAGGGCGATGAGCACCAGTGCCGTGCCGTACTGCAGGGGTCGGGTTTGTTCGATGTTGGTTCCTGCCGTGGCCAAAACATAGATGTGGTAGGGCAGGGCCATGACGTCGTCGAAAATGGACGTGGGCATGTCCGGCGTGGAAAATACTGCCGCTGTGAACATGATGGCCGCGGTTTCGCCCGCTGCGCGCGAGAGCGACAGGATGGAACCGGTGAGGATGCCCGGCAGGGAGGCCGGAAGCACCACACGATAGATGGTCTGCCATTTGGTGGCGCCCAGGCCCAGCGAGGCTTCCCGGTAGGTGTCCGGTACGGAGCGCATGGCCTCCTCAGTGGTGCCGATGACCACGGGCAGGGTCAACGCGCCCAGGGTCAGCGCGCCCGCGGCAATGGAAACGCCCAGTTGCATGACCGTGACGAACAGGCCCAGGCCGAACAGACCGAAGACCACGGAAGGGACGCCGGCCAGGTTGTTGATGCCGATGCGTATGACGCGCAGCAGTTTGCCGGGCCGTGCGTATTCGTTGAGGTAGATGGCCGAGGCCACGCCCAGGGGCAGGGCCACGACCATGGCGCTGAGCGCGAGGAGAAAGGTGCCCACGATACAGGGCAGGATTCCTCCGGCGGTCATGGAATCGCGTGGTTGTTCGGAAAGGAACTCCCAGGAAAG is a genomic window of Paucidesulfovibrio gracilis DSM 16080 containing:
- the pstA gene encoding phosphate ABC transporter permease PstA; translated protein: MQESMQRVAAIMDQAEKRNRRRKLSQLFTFGLFQSAAWVCGLALAIILGFLLYHGVPALSWEFLSEQPRDSMTAGGILPCIVGTFLLALSAMVVALPLGVASAIYLNEYARPGKLLRVIRIGINNLAGVPSVVFGLFGLGLFVTVMQLGVSIAAGALTLGALTLPVVIGTTEEAMRSVPDTYREASLGLGATKWQTIYRVVLPASLPGILTGSILSLSRAAGETAAIMFTAAVFSTPDMPTSIFDDVMALPYHIYVLATAGTNIEQTRPLQYGTALVLIALVLGMNLIAIFLRARLQRKLSK
- a CDS encoding bacteriohemerythrin, whose product is MAIIQWTDDMSLGVETLDEQHKDLMHLLNQAYETVLRNPEADDEQRIQAMLQDMRDYARDHFDLEEEHMLRLGYPGTQNHAFLHKEFLQRINELERAQGRRELHLDIFLFLADWLRTHILREDMDFADYAYSARERDSHINK